A window of Actinomycetota bacterium genomic DNA:
CCGACGTCGCCGGCGACGTGGACCTCGCTGATGTGGCGGCGGCGCCGGCCGAGGGTCTGGCGTCGGCCGAGGCCGCCGCGGTCGACGGGGGAGGGACGGGTGACGAGGCGCCGGGTGGTGTCCACGGCGAGGTCGTTGACCGGTCCATCCTCGACGCCGACGAGGAGCCCCAGCCGCTGGTCGGCTACGGGCAGGGCAAGGGTGGCGCCACGCGTCGCCGTCGGCGGGGTGGCAAGCAGGGCGCCGGCGGCAACGGCCAGGCCTCGGACCAGGTCTCCCGTCAGACGCAGCTCGAGATCCCCGAGGGGAAGCCGCTGGCGAAGCCGCCCGTGCGCAAGCTCGCCAAGGACCTCGGCGTCGACCTCTACGACGTGTTCCCGGGGTCGGGACCGGACGGGATCATCACGCGCGACGACGTGCACGCCGCTGCCTCCGCAGGTCCCGCCGCCCGGGAGGAAGCTCGTCCGGCCGAGGCCCGACCAGCCGCTCCCGCCGCTCCTGCCGCCCCGACCCCCGTGTTCCACGGGACCGCCGGCGAGAAGCCTGTGCCCGGCTTCCGCGGCCGCCAGCCGGGAGAGGTCGAGCCGATCCGCGGCATCCGCAAGCGCATCGTCGAGAAGATGGAGCTGTCCCGCCGCGACATCCCTGAGGCGACGACCTCACGCACCGCCGACGTGACGCGGCTGTGGGAGCTGCGCAAGGAGCTGACCGAGCAGGCCCGCGACGAGGGCTTCGACGTCAAGATCACCCCGTTCGCGCTCGTGATGCGCGCCGCGATCCTCGCGCTGCGTCGCTTCCCGACGTTGAACGCTCGCATCGACCGCGAGGCGGGCGAGATCGCCCTGCTCGAGCACATCAACCTCGGGGTCGCGGTCGACACCGACGCGGGGCTACTGGTCCCCAACGTCAAGGACGCGCACACCAAGTCGACGCTGCAGCTCGCGCTCGAGCTACACGAACTCGCGGCCACCGCGCGTGCGGGCAAGCTCACCCCGGCTCAGCTCACCGGTGGCACGTTCACGGTGAACAACTACGGCGCGTTCGGCAACGACTTCGGCGACCCCATCATCAACCACCCGGAGGCGGGGATCCTGGGGGTCGGGGCGATGCGCGAGCGTCCGTGGGTCGTCGACGGTGAACTGGCGGTCCGGCGCGTGTGCACGTTCACGCTCGCGTTCGACCACCGCGTCTGCGACGGCGGTGAGGCGGGGCGGTTCGTCACCTACGTCGGTGACCTGTGCGAGAACCCCTCCCGCCTGCTGCTGCACACGTAGGCGGCCACCTCACCGGACCCGGAAGGATCACCCGTGGCTCACGATGTGGTCGTCGTCGGCGGCGGACCCGGCGGGTACGCGGTCGCGTTCCGCGCCGCCGCCCGCGGGCTCGACGTCGCGCTGATCGAATCCGCCAAGGTCGGCGGCACCTGCCTGCACCGCGGGTGCATCCCCTCCAAGGCGATCCTGCACGTCGCGGAGGTCATGGACGAGGTCAACCGCGCCGCGACGCTCGGACTCGACCTGACCTTCAACGGCCTGAACGGCGAGGCGCTC
This region includes:
- a CDS encoding 2-oxo acid dehydrogenase subunit E2 — encoded protein: MAQVRDFLLPDLGEGLEEGEILEWLVEVGETIELNQNLAVIETAKAAVEVPSPFAGKVVERLGEPGDTLQVGEPMVRIEVTDVAGDVDLADVAAAPAEGLASAEAAAVDGGGTGDEAPGGVHGEVVDRSILDADEEPQPLVGYGQGKGGATRRRRRGGKQGAGGNGQASDQVSRQTQLEIPEGKPLAKPPVRKLAKDLGVDLYDVFPGSGPDGIITRDDVHAAASAGPAAREEARPAEARPAAPAAPAAPTPVFHGTAGEKPVPGFRGRQPGEVEPIRGIRKRIVEKMELSRRDIPEATTSRTADVTRLWELRKELTEQARDEGFDVKITPFALVMRAAILALRRFPTLNARIDREAGEIALLEHINLGVAVDTDAGLLVPNVKDAHTKSTLQLALELHELAATARAGKLTPAQLTGGTFTVNNYGAFGNDFGDPIINHPEAGILGVGAMRERPWVVDGELAVRRVCTFTLAFDHRVCDGGEAGRFVTYVGDLCENPSRLLLHT